A part of Vicinamibacterales bacterium genomic DNA contains:
- a CDS encoding alkaline phosphatase family protein: MCGFDRVARSVRLALLALAWGLALSGSGATDQSGAAPTGDRIAIFGVDAADWRVIDKLVAQGRLPTFARLQLVASRGLLRSDPPLLSPIIWTTIATGRLPEDHGVLDFMVDLPGGGQAPVSGGARRVKALWEIWSNAGRRVLVAGWWATWPADHVRGLMVSDRAASPHRRAAGPPDAGVVYPPEAWERLRTGVVPADAIDYPELSRLLPVTRAAFDRAVAADRASTAALYQDPIAHFRAAIAATRTYRTLSTAAIPEVRPDLWAAYYEIVDTASHLFIKDSTRGDRAISAAYAEVDQALAQTARALDPDTLVIVVSDHGFQPADAGIREDPADLTSGASAWHRPYGIIAATTAGALTGTRPPPGFSRLGTVSPLDIAPTVLARARLPLAADMPGRVIPALAPSSPGPARVGSYGAHDVSAVPEGAGKAGAQAEFDRLRALGYVTGPAAATSLARVNLGEILYRRGDARGAARELEAVLRVSPLNEHASMWLARSYAALGRGDDALRVYDRLIHASSTTASDIDPIVFLAATDSDLAAKRVTAAAVRLTHVPDSLARTPEVLVARGAVAQAEGNAAVAERSYRAALEVAPSDTTALERLMDLLLGARRFDDAIGLTGRAARSYPSSPTHLSLAGEACLAVKRYREAERWFESALALVPDAESVSLELARTRLLDRRPDAALEALREARPSRERDMLRGGAFSAKGEWGAAIGAYELALAASAPTTDLLNALGYAQIKAGRPADGVRTIERSLAIDETQIEMRTLLDEARRQLRK, encoded by the coding sequence ATGTGCGGGTTCGACCGGGTCGCTCGTTCGGTCCGTCTCGCCCTCCTGGCGCTCGCCTGGGGCCTCGCACTGTCCGGCAGCGGTGCGACGGACCAGTCGGGGGCCGCTCCCACGGGCGATCGAATCGCGATCTTTGGTGTGGATGCGGCCGACTGGCGTGTCATCGACAAACTGGTCGCCCAGGGTCGCCTGCCCACGTTCGCCCGGCTCCAGTTGGTCGCGTCGCGCGGCCTACTGAGATCCGACCCGCCGCTCCTGTCCCCCATCATCTGGACCACGATCGCGACGGGCCGACTCCCCGAAGATCACGGCGTGCTCGACTTCATGGTGGACCTGCCGGGAGGTGGGCAGGCCCCGGTCAGTGGCGGTGCGAGGCGTGTCAAGGCGCTCTGGGAGATCTGGTCGAATGCGGGACGCCGGGTGCTGGTCGCCGGATGGTGGGCGACGTGGCCGGCGGACCACGTGCGCGGCCTGATGGTGAGTGACCGTGCGGCATCGCCGCATCGACGCGCGGCAGGCCCCCCGGACGCCGGCGTCGTCTACCCCCCCGAGGCGTGGGAGCGTCTGCGCACGGGTGTCGTGCCAGCCGACGCAATCGATTACCCCGAATTGTCGCGCCTGCTTCCAGTGACCCGAGCCGCCTTCGACCGCGCCGTGGCCGCCGACCGAGCGTCGACCGCGGCGCTCTATCAGGATCCGATCGCCCACTTCCGCGCGGCGATCGCCGCGACCAGGACCTACCGCACGCTGAGCACCGCGGCGATCCCCGAGGTGCGGCCCGATCTCTGGGCTGCCTACTACGAAATCGTCGATACGGCTTCGCACCTGTTCATCAAGGATTCCACTCGAGGAGACCGCGCAATCTCCGCGGCGTACGCGGAGGTCGATCAGGCGCTCGCGCAGACGGCGCGCGCGCTCGATCCGGACACGCTGGTCATCGTGGTGTCGGACCACGGTTTTCAACCAGCGGATGCCGGCATCCGCGAGGACCCGGCCGACCTCACGAGCGGTGCGTCGGCGTGGCATCGGCCCTACGGCATCATCGCTGCCACCACGGCTGGTGCGCTCACCGGCACGCGGCCGCCGCCGGGTTTCTCACGGCTCGGGACGGTGTCGCCGCTCGACATCGCGCCGACAGTGCTCGCGCGGGCACGGCTGCCGCTGGCCGCCGATATGCCCGGTCGCGTCATCCCGGCGCTCGCGCCCTCGTCTCCGGGCCCGGCTCGCGTCGGCTCCTACGGTGCGCACGATGTGTCGGCCGTCCCAGAGGGAGCGGGAAAGGCCGGCGCGCAGGCTGAGTTCGACCGACTGCGCGCACTTGGGTACGTGACCGGGCCGGCGGCGGCGACATCCCTTGCGCGGGTCAACCTCGGCGAGATCCTCTATCGCAGGGGCGACGCACGGGGCGCCGCACGGGAACTCGAAGCCGTCTTGCGAGTCAGTCCGCTGAACGAGCACGCCTCGATGTGGCTCGCGCGCAGCTACGCCGCGCTCGGCCGTGGCGACGATGCGCTGCGGGTCTACGATCGACTTATACACGCGAGCAGCACGACAGCGTCCGACATCGACCCGATCGTGTTCCTCGCGGCGACCGACTCCGATCTCGCCGCGAAACGCGTAACAGCCGCGGCCGTCCGGCTGACGCACGTGCCCGACTCGCTCGCGCGCACGCCGGAGGTGCTCGTCGCGCGGGGGGCCGTGGCGCAGGCAGAAGGAAACGCGGCGGTGGCCGAGCGCAGCTATCGCGCGGCGCTCGAGGTCGCGCCGTCCGACACGACGGCGCTCGAGCGGCTGATGGATCTGCTGCTTGGCGCACGCCGGTTCGACGATGCGATAGGGCTGACGGGGCGGGCAGCCAGGTCATATCCGTCGTCACCGACGCACCTGTCACTGGCCGGCGAAGCCTGCCTGGCTGTGAAGCGCTATCGCGAGGCGGAGCGCTGGTTCGAATCAGCGCTGGCCCTCGTGCCCGACGCCGAGTCGGTGTCTCTCGAACTCGCCCGCACGAGGCTGCTCGATAGACGGCCGGATGCCGCGCTCGAGGCGCTGCGTGAGGCGCGCCCCTCTCGCGAACGTGACATGCTTCGGGGTGGAGCGTTCTCGGCAAAGGGCGAGTGGGGCGCGGCGATTGGCGCGTACGAACTCGCGCTCGCCGCGTCGGCGCCCACGACCGATCTGTTGAACGCCCTCGGGTACGCACAGATCAAGGCCGGCCGGCCGGCCGATGGCGTGCGTACGATCGAGCGATCGCTGGCGATCGACGAAACGCAGATCGAGATGCGGACGCTGCTCGATGAAGCCAGACGACAGCTGAGGAAGTAG
- a CDS encoding efflux RND transporter periplasmic adaptor subunit gives MIGASRGRSLCTSAHQARVRHQPAVRVPGRIDEKGSPALPERPGVCEDWKMSFDQRPHGRGNRGKRSSGSVVTTGRMQLYLSRSAILDSHLWFSIRAGVHQRPARNQLAMPMPIRHLAALIALALSLTACSSPSGTSASAPTTGRGAGAPVPVVTARVEQKPMPVTLPAVGTVEAINSVQIRAQVTGQLSAIHFAEGQNVRKGQPLFSLDPRPFQAALQQAEAVLARDTATLRNAVDQQGRVESLFKRGLLPRDQYESQRASAAALTGTVAADTAAVENARLSMQFADIRAPIGGRTGALGAHVGDLVRANDTIALIVINQLSPVYVTFSVPGRYLGDIRLYQAKKPLPVSAVVRAGANQGARAPPGTAGPKPSASVAVPPDAASAAPPQAPARGIVSFIDNNVDPTTGMIRLKGTFPNSGSQLWPGAFVQVVLDLTTDLDALVVPATAVQASQDGQFVYVVKPDRTVEMRPVTVERQQGDQVVIATGVSAGEVVVTDGQLRLTPGARIAERGEAAAGRGPGAGRSGGQSGSTGGRQGDR, from the coding sequence ATGATAGGGGCGTCGAGGGGGCGCAGTCTGTGCACTTCAGCACACCAGGCGCGCGTTCGTCACCAACCCGCCGTTCGTGTCCCTGGCCGGATCGACGAGAAAGGCTCGCCAGCACTCCCCGAAAGGCCAGGAGTGTGTGAAGATTGGAAGATGTCCTTCGACCAACGACCCCACGGGAGGGGGAATAGGGGTAAGCGTTCCTCGGGGAGTGTCGTAACAACTGGCAGGATGCAGCTGTACTTGTCTCGATCTGCGATACTCGATTCTCATCTGTGGTTCTCAATCCGGGCCGGCGTTCATCAACGGCCTGCTCGCAATCAACTAGCGATGCCGATGCCAATCCGTCACCTTGCCGCCTTGATCGCACTCGCTCTATCGTTGACAGCCTGCTCGTCTCCGTCCGGCACGAGCGCTTCCGCCCCGACGACCGGCCGAGGCGCCGGCGCGCCCGTACCCGTCGTGACGGCGCGCGTCGAACAGAAGCCAATGCCGGTCACGCTGCCGGCAGTCGGCACCGTGGAGGCCATAAACAGCGTACAGATCCGGGCACAGGTCACGGGTCAGCTGAGCGCCATCCATTTCGCTGAAGGGCAGAACGTCCGGAAGGGACAGCCGCTGTTCAGCCTCGATCCGCGGCCATTCCAGGCCGCCCTTCAGCAGGCCGAGGCGGTCCTGGCACGAGACACCGCCACGCTTCGCAACGCGGTGGATCAGCAGGGACGCGTCGAGAGTCTCTTCAAGCGAGGGCTGCTTCCCCGCGACCAGTACGAAAGTCAGCGCGCCAGCGCGGCGGCCCTGACCGGAACGGTTGCGGCCGACACGGCCGCGGTCGAGAACGCGCGGCTGAGCATGCAGTTCGCAGACATCAGGGCACCCATCGGTGGACGAACCGGTGCGCTCGGAGCGCACGTGGGAGATCTCGTCCGCGCCAATGACACGATCGCCCTCATCGTCATCAACCAGCTGTCGCCGGTCTACGTGACCTTCTCGGTCCCGGGGCGCTACCTCGGGGACATCCGCCTCTATCAGGCCAAAAAGCCATTGCCCGTCAGCGCGGTCGTGCGGGCGGGAGCAAACCAGGGGGCGCGGGCGCCGCCCGGAACCGCCGGCCCCAAGCCGAGCGCTTCTGTCGCGGTGCCTCCGGACGCCGCATCCGCGGCTCCACCACAGGCCCCGGCGCGCGGCATCGTCAGCTTCATCGACAACAACGTGGACCCGACGACCGGAATGATCCGTCTCAAGGGTACCTTCCCGAACAGCGGCAGCCAGTTGTGGCCGGGCGCATTCGTCCAGGTGGTTCTCGACCTGACGACCGACCTCGACGCCCTCGTCGTGCCCGCCACCGCCGTGCAGGCCTCCCAGGATGGCCAGTTCGTCTACGTCGTGAAGCCGGACCGTACGGTCGAGATGCGACCGGTCACGGTCGAGCGGCAACAGGGCGACCAGGTGGTCATCGCCACTGGAGTCTCGGCGGGCGAGGTCGTGGTGACCGACGGACAGCTGCGTCTGACGCCGGGAGCCCGGATCGCGGAACGGGGAGAGGCCGCCGCTGGCCGCGGCCCGGGAGCCGGTCGCAGTGGAGGCCAGAGTGGCAGCACCGGCGGCCGGCAGGGCGATCGGTAG
- a CDS encoding sulfatase-like hydrolase/transferase yields the protein MAHRDRHTAATAPPAPTRRRLGSVILAIVAIAAASSAWIWWPRGTVADQASVSHPDVLLVTIDTLRADHVGCYGYRDAATPVLDGLASRGVRFVNAVAHVPLTLPSHASILTGVTPLRHGVRNNSGFVLGSALPTLAGEFSRAGYLSAAFVSGFPVHHRFGLGRGFATYDDRFPRGDDPTRPGYVERRADQTVAAVVEWLGKTAADRDRPIFLWLHLFDPHAPYDPPEPFKSHFHGRGYDGEIAFTDQQLGVLLDKWSRLRPRRAPVVLVTADHGEGLGEHDEPTHGLFVYDSTIRVPFIVSGPGVARGGVPATLARGIDIVPTLLDLAGLPSMPGIDGRSLRPSWMGKTLVDEPAYVESLFGRLSFGWAPLYGWRERDMMFVEAPEAEVYDLVGDPRQLRNLAAERADDAARMRRAVMAAIGNSASFVQTTQTAADSAERLRSLGYVSGGAIAHPSLRDPKTLAQVAVRIENAMAIERADPREAVRVLREILRADPANPLARRHLAVALIAAEHFDEAIAEMRRLIGDGDDSAETLTLLGDGLRRAGRLSESLDTLSRAAARDPLVPDAFNAQGKVLTAMGRISDAQTVFARARSLVPDDPEALAGLSDVALKNGDLAGAKAILDALVSRDPADADACFKLGVVLVRIGEPDRAMGLLRSVVERQPGNVDAVVAFGGLLAKTGHPADAVPYFERAIRAGAKSPIVWNSLAMARLETGNEAGAAEALRQSLRSKPDQPDITALLQRLGR from the coding sequence ATGGCCCATCGTGATCGCCACACCGCCGCCACGGCGCCGCCTGCCCCCACTCGGCGCCGATTGGGTTCTGTCATCCTCGCGATCGTGGCGATTGCCGCGGCGTCGTCCGCGTGGATCTGGTGGCCGCGAGGGACGGTTGCCGACCAGGCATCGGTCTCACATCCCGACGTCCTCCTGGTCACCATCGACACCTTGCGCGCAGATCACGTGGGCTGCTACGGGTATCGTGATGCAGCAACCCCGGTATTGGACGGGCTGGCGTCACGAGGGGTCCGGTTCGTGAACGCCGTCGCCCACGTACCGCTCACGCTGCCTTCACACGCGTCGATCCTCACCGGCGTGACGCCGCTCCGCCACGGAGTTCGCAACAACTCCGGGTTCGTACTCGGTTCGGCTCTGCCCACGCTTGCCGGGGAGTTCAGCCGGGCCGGCTATCTCTCCGCTGCGTTCGTGTCCGGGTTTCCCGTGCATCACCGGTTCGGCCTCGGCCGCGGCTTCGCGACCTACGACGATCGGTTTCCACGTGGCGACGATCCGACACGCCCGGGCTACGTCGAGCGTCGCGCGGACCAGACGGTTGCGGCGGTCGTCGAGTGGCTCGGGAAGACGGCCGCAGACAGGGACCGTCCGATCTTCCTGTGGCTGCACTTGTTCGATCCGCATGCCCCCTACGATCCACCGGAGCCGTTCAAGTCCCATTTCCACGGCCGCGGGTACGACGGCGAGATTGCCTTCACCGACCAGCAACTCGGCGTCCTGCTGGACAAGTGGTCGCGCCTCCGGCCTCGACGTGCGCCGGTGGTGCTGGTCACGGCCGACCACGGAGAGGGACTGGGTGAGCACGATGAACCCACACACGGCCTCTTCGTCTACGACTCCACGATCCGGGTTCCGTTCATTGTCTCGGGGCCCGGGGTTGCCCGCGGCGGAGTGCCCGCCACGCTCGCGCGTGGCATCGATATCGTCCCGACCCTGTTGGATCTCGCTGGCCTGCCGTCGATGCCTGGCATCGACGGACGCAGCCTCCGCCCGTCGTGGATGGGGAAGACACTCGTCGACGAGCCGGCGTATGTCGAATCGCTCTTTGGCCGCCTCAGCTTCGGCTGGGCTCCGCTGTATGGTTGGCGCGAACGCGACATGATGTTCGTCGAAGCCCCCGAGGCTGAGGTCTACGACCTGGTTGGGGATCCCCGACAACTCCGCAACCTGGCGGCCGAGCGCGCGGACGACGCGGCGCGCATGCGGAGGGCGGTGATGGCGGCGATCGGCAATTCCGCGTCGTTCGTCCAGACGACCCAGACGGCGGCCGACTCGGCGGAGCGGCTGAGGAGCCTCGGCTACGTCAGCGGTGGCGCGATTGCGCATCCGTCGCTACGCGATCCGAAGACGCTCGCGCAGGTGGCGGTTCGGATCGAGAACGCGATGGCGATTGAACGTGCGGACCCGCGGGAGGCTGTTCGAGTGCTTCGCGAGATTCTCCGCGCGGACCCCGCCAACCCGCTCGCACGACGTCATCTGGCCGTCGCGTTGATCGCCGCCGAGCATTTCGACGAGGCCATCGCCGAGATGAGGAGGCTGATCGGAGATGGCGATGACAGCGCCGAGACACTGACGCTGCTCGGCGACGGTCTCCGCCGCGCGGGGCGACTTTCCGAGTCGCTGGACACGCTGTCGCGCGCGGCCGCGCGGGACCCGCTGGTGCCAGACGCCTTCAACGCGCAAGGCAAGGTGCTGACGGCCATGGGCCGGATCTCGGACGCACAGACAGTGTTCGCGCGTGCTCGGTCGTTGGTGCCCGACGATCCTGAGGCGCTGGCCGGGCTGTCGGACGTCGCGCTGAAGAACGGTGACCTGGCTGGCGCGAAGGCCATTCTCGACGCCCTGGTCTCCCGTGACCCGGCAGATGCGGACGCGTGCTTCAAGCTCGGCGTCGTACTGGTCCGGATTGGGGAGCCAGACAGGGCCATGGGTCTCCTGCGGAGCGTTGTCGAACGGCAGCCGGGAAATGTCGACGCGGTCGTCGCGTTCGGTGGGCTGCTGGCGAAGACCGGACACCCCGCCGATGCGGTGCCCTACTTCGAGCGCGCCATCCGGGCGGGTGCGAAGAGTCCAATTGTGTGGAACAGCCTGGCGATGGCGCGTCTGGAAACCGGCAACGAGGCGGGTGCCGCCGAGGCGCTGCGTCAGTCGTTGCGCAGCAAGCCCGATCAACCGGACATCACGGCCCTGCTGCAGCGACTGGGCCGGTAA
- the asnS gene encoding asparagine--tRNA ligase, whose protein sequence is MISALLNGTVPAGTDVTVKGWVRTRRDSKAGLSFLHVHDGSCFNPIQVVIPSALPNYQADILRLTAGCSVEVDGTLVTSEGKGQTFEIRAAAVHVVGWVDDPDTYPISPKRHTYEYLREVAHLRPRTNTFGAVARVRNCMAQAIHRFYHERGFYWIHTPIITASDAEGAGEMFRLSTLDFMNLPRTGDGAIDFTQDFFGKPAYLTVSGQLNVETYCLALTRVYTFGPTFRAENSNTSRHLAEFWMIEPEIAFADLNDNATLAEEFLRYIFQAVLTERADDMAFFAERVDKTCITRLETFVKSSFERMTYTDAIAALEKSGRPFEYPVRWGIDMQSEHERYLTEELVGRPVVVTDYPKEIKAFYMRLNDDGRTVAAMDVLAPGIGEIIGGSQREERLDVLDSRIDAMGLDKRTYWWYRDLRRYGTVPHAGFGLGFERAINYVTGLANIRDVIPFPRAPKSAEF, encoded by the coding sequence ATGATTTCCGCCCTTCTCAACGGCACCGTCCCCGCCGGAACCGACGTCACGGTGAAGGGGTGGGTGCGCACCCGCCGCGATTCAAAGGCGGGGCTGTCGTTCCTGCACGTGCACGACGGGTCGTGCTTCAATCCCATCCAGGTGGTCATCCCGAGCGCGCTGCCGAACTACCAGGCCGATATCCTGCGGCTGACCGCGGGCTGTTCCGTCGAGGTCGATGGCACGCTCGTGACGTCCGAGGGCAAGGGGCAGACGTTCGAGATCCGGGCTGCGGCCGTGCACGTGGTCGGATGGGTGGACGACCCCGACACCTATCCGATCTCCCCCAAGCGGCATACCTACGAGTATCTGCGGGAGGTCGCGCACCTGCGGCCGCGTACCAATACCTTCGGCGCCGTGGCACGGGTCCGCAACTGCATGGCTCAGGCCATCCATCGCTTCTACCACGAGCGCGGCTTCTACTGGATCCACACGCCCATCATCACGGCCAGTGATGCCGAAGGCGCCGGGGAGATGTTCCGTCTCTCGACGCTCGACTTCATGAACCTCCCACGCACCGGGGACGGCGCGATCGACTTCACCCAGGACTTCTTCGGCAAGCCGGCGTATCTCACCGTGTCCGGCCAGTTGAACGTCGAGACCTACTGCCTGGCCCTGACCCGCGTGTACACGTTCGGTCCGACCTTCCGCGCGGAGAACTCCAACACCAGTCGCCACCTGGCTGAGTTCTGGATGATCGAACCGGAGATCGCGTTTGCCGATCTGAACGACAACGCGACGCTCGCGGAGGAGTTCCTCCGGTACATCTTCCAGGCCGTGCTGACCGAGCGCGCTGACGACATGGCGTTCTTCGCCGAACGGGTCGACAAGACGTGCATCACGCGCCTCGAAACGTTCGTGAAGTCCAGCTTCGAACGGATGACGTATACCGACGCGATCGCGGCGCTCGAAAAGTCGGGGAGGCCGTTCGAATACCCGGTTCGCTGGGGCATCGACATGCAATCCGAGCACGAACGGTACCTCACGGAGGAACTCGTCGGCCGGCCGGTGGTCGTGACCGATTATCCAAAGGAGATCAAGGCGTTCTACATGCGCCTGAACGATGACGGCCGCACGGTGGCCGCGATGGATGTGCTGGCACCGGGCATCGGCGAGATCATCGGCGGCAGCCAGCGCGAGGAACGGCTCGACGTCCTCGATTCACGTATCGACGCGATGGGCCTCGACAAGCGGACGTACTGGTGGTACCGCGACCTGCGGCGGTACGGCACGGTTCCGCACGCCGGATTCGGCCTCGGCTTCGAGCGGGCGATCAACTACGTGACGGGCCTCGCCAACATTCGCGACGTCATCCCGTTCCCGCGGGCACCAAAGAGCGCGGAGTTCTAA
- a CDS encoding pirin family protein has translation MSIRPTRRIVRSTPAIEGAGVRLRRAFGFGSTEETDPFLLLDDLRNDNPADYLAGFPWHPHRGIETITYMLAGTVEHGDSLGNKGRLAAGDVQWMTAGSGIMHQEMPKGDERGRMHGFQLWANLPASLKMTTPRYQDVAARDIPEVVDDDGTRVRVVCGEFWGKKGPVEGIAADPRYVDVSVPPGRTRRLAVERSRNVFAYVFEGSGAFRDASEPRAVRNELAGVVRASEGGEADNRSLVLFDSGDEVVVQAGDEGIRFLLVSGRPLEEPVAWYGPIVMNTEEELRQAFADLKNGTFIKSR, from the coding sequence ATGTCGATACGACCCACCAGGAGGATTGTCCGATCGACGCCGGCGATCGAGGGCGCGGGCGTGCGCCTGCGGCGCGCGTTCGGATTCGGCAGCACGGAGGAGACCGATCCGTTCCTGCTGCTCGACGACTTGCGGAACGACAATCCCGCCGACTACCTCGCGGGGTTCCCGTGGCACCCGCATCGCGGAATCGAGACCATCACCTACATGCTGGCCGGGACGGTCGAGCACGGTGACAGCCTGGGCAACAAGGGACGCCTCGCAGCCGGCGACGTGCAATGGATGACCGCCGGCAGCGGCATCATGCATCAGGAGATGCCGAAGGGCGACGAGCGGGGCCGCATGCACGGCTTCCAGCTCTGGGCGAACCTGCCTGCGTCGCTGAAGATGACCACACCCCGCTACCAGGACGTCGCCGCCCGCGACATCCCCGAAGTTGTGGACGACGACGGCACCCGTGTGCGTGTGGTGTGCGGGGAATTCTGGGGGAAGAAGGGCCCGGTCGAGGGCATCGCGGCGGATCCCCGCTATGTGGACGTCTCGGTGCCGCCCGGTCGGACCAGGCGGCTGGCCGTCGAGCGATCCCGAAACGTGTTCGCGTACGTCTTCGAGGGCTCGGGCGCGTTTCGCGACGCGTCGGAGCCGCGCGCCGTGCGGAACGAGCTGGCCGGGGTGGTGCGGGCGAGCGAGGGCGGGGAGGCGGACAACCGCTCACTTGTCCTGTTCGACAGCGGCGACGAGGTCGTGGTACAGGCGGGCGATGAGGGCATCCGGTTCCTGCTCGTGTCGGGCAGGCCGCTCGAGGAGCCGGTCGCATGGTACGGACCGATTGTGATGAACACCGAGGAGGAACTGCGGCAGGCGTTCGCCGATCTCAAGAACGGGACGTTCATCAAGTCGCGTTGA
- a CDS encoding sulfatase-like hydrolase/transferase codes for MLSRTVNRTRSGRAHPDAAARTWRWPLVALLGIGALSVIGVAPWLVPILQPGSGRASTPSASRLNVLLVTLDTTRADHLGCYGFARARTRHLDQLAAEGVRFEYAFSPAPITLPAHASILTGLYPFHHGVRNNGNFYLGERFDTLATVLHARGYRTAAFVSSFILDRRYGLARGFDLYDDKQEGASTQVISLEAERRGDRTALALTAWLDAFARQADGSPFFAWLHLYDPHEPYHPPPPFREAFADAPYDGEIAFDDAVIASVMERLDQLGLRDRTLVAIIGDHGESLGDHGEETHSMFVYESAIRVPFILWRPGLLPPARVVSTQVRATDLAPTILDVVGAPALKTDDGRSLRPLIEGRDPAAAPVVYAETFLPQFYMSWAPLRAVRDERWKYIEAPRPELYDLATDAAESQNRIGERAQAAQALKQQLDRLTGGVGGEMTPARMDREALEKLASLGYVGAGAEPVVDAVRQQKADPKDMIAVFNRLRRANSAVRERRFADALPILRDVLAQDPANAFAQLVLGSAHMGMGEYRQAIAQYRRYLELVPTSAYAHHWIAICALRMGDQGSALREAEATLAIDARFTDARIMKGGILASRGEYVGALVELRAAVAADPAKPMIRLDLAKVLAEAGQSLDAQIEYETLLKLQPDYEPALTGLGVLYAKRGRMDDAASALQRAVELQPGDNEARFNLGLIYERQGKSADARAEYARIAASPDATVQARTEARRRINALRPGT; via the coding sequence ATGCTCAGCCGCACTGTGAATCGCACCCGATCGGGTCGAGCTCATCCCGACGCTGCGGCGCGGACCTGGCGGTGGCCGCTCGTCGCGCTGCTCGGGATCGGCGCGTTGAGCGTGATCGGCGTGGCCCCGTGGCTCGTGCCCATTCTCCAACCGGGGAGCGGGCGGGCCTCCACCCCGTCTGCGTCCCGATTGAACGTGCTCCTCGTGACGCTCGACACCACCAGGGCGGATCATCTCGGGTGCTACGGCTTCGCCCGCGCACGCACGCGTCATCTTGACCAACTCGCGGCTGAGGGCGTGCGCTTCGAGTACGCGTTCAGTCCGGCGCCGATCACGCTGCCGGCGCATGCCTCGATCCTGACGGGCCTCTACCCGTTCCATCACGGCGTCCGCAACAACGGCAACTTCTACCTGGGCGAGCGCTTCGACACGCTCGCGACGGTCCTTCACGCGCGCGGCTACCGAACGGCGGCGTTCGTCAGTTCCTTCATCCTCGACCGCCGCTACGGGTTGGCGCGCGGATTCGATCTCTACGACGACAAGCAGGAAGGAGCCAGCACCCAGGTGATCAGCCTCGAGGCAGAGCGCCGCGGCGACCGGACCGCTCTCGCGCTCACCGCCTGGCTGGACGCGTTCGCACGCCAGGCCGACGGCTCACCGTTCTTCGCCTGGCTGCACCTGTACGATCCCCACGAGCCCTACCACCCGCCACCGCCGTTTCGCGAGGCGTTTGCCGATGCGCCGTACGACGGAGAGATCGCGTTCGACGACGCGGTGATCGCGTCGGTGATGGAGCGGCTGGACCAGCTTGGCTTGAGGGACCGCACGCTCGTCGCGATCATCGGCGACCACGGCGAGAGTCTCGGCGATCACGGCGAGGAGACGCACTCGATGTTCGTCTACGAGAGCGCGATCCGCGTGCCGTTCATCCTGTGGAGACCGGGCCTCCTTCCGCCTGCACGCGTGGTGAGCACCCAGGTTCGCGCGACCGATCTGGCGCCGACGATCCTCGATGTGGTGGGTGCGCCAGCGCTGAAGACGGACGATGGCCGGAGCCTGCGACCGCTCATCGAGGGACGGGACCCTGCTGCCGCGCCGGTCGTGTACGCCGAGACCTTCCTGCCGCAGTTCTATATGAGCTGGGCGCCGCTGCGCGCGGTGCGCGACGAACGGTGGAAGTACATCGAGGCGCCCCGGCCGGAACTGTACGACCTCGCGACGGATGCCGCCGAGTCCCAGAACCGGATCGGCGAACGCGCCCAGGCGGCGCAGGCGCTGAAGCAGCAACTCGACCGGCTGACCGGCGGCGTGGGCGGGGAGATGACGCCCGCGCGAATGGACCGCGAGGCTCTCGAGAAACTGGCGTCGCTCGGCTACGTCGGGGCTGGGGCGGAACCGGTGGTCGACGCGGTGCGACAGCAGAAGGCGGATCCGAAGGACATGATTGCCGTCTTCAACCGGCTGCGTCGCGCCAACAGCGCGGTGCGCGAGCGCCGGTTCGCCGACGCGCTTCCCATTCTGCGAGACGTACTCGCGCAGGACCCGGCAAACGCGTTCGCCCAACTCGTGCTCGGCAGCGCTCACATGGGCATGGGGGAGTACCGCCAGGCGATCGCCCAGTACCGCCGATACCTCGAACTCGTGCCGACGAGCGCGTATGCACACCACTGGATCGCCATCTGCGCACTCCGGATGGGAGACCAGGGCAGCGCCCTTCGCGAGGCCGAGGCCACGCTCGCCATCGACGCCCGCTTCACCGACGCGCGCATCATGAAGGGGGGTATTCTGGCGTCGCGCGGAGAGTACGTCGGAGCGCTCGTCGAACTCCGAGCGGCCGTTGCCGCCGATCCGGCGAAGCCGATGATACGGCTCGATCTGGCGAAGGTGCTGGCCGAGGCGGGGCAGAGTCTCGACGCACAGATCGAGTACGAGACGCTGCTCAAGCTGCAACCCGACTACGAGCCGGCGCTGACAGGGTTGGGCGTGCTGTACGCCAAGCGGGGACGGATGGACGATGCGGCGTCGGCGCTGCAGCGGGCGGTCGAACTCCAGCCCGGTGACAACGAAGCGCGCTTCAATCTGGGATTGATCTACGAGCGGCAGGGGAAGTCGGCGGACGCGCGTGCCGAATACGCGCGGATCGCCGCTTCCCCTGATGCCACCGTGCAGGCGCGAACCGAAGCCCGACGCCGGATCAACGCCTTGCGCCCTGGGACCTAG